A window of the Podarcis raffonei isolate rPodRaf1 chromosome 4, rPodRaf1.pri, whole genome shotgun sequence genome harbors these coding sequences:
- the POU1F1 gene encoding pituitary-specific positive transcription factor 1, protein MSCQAFPSADTFIPLNSDSSPSLPLIMHHSAAECLPVSNHATNVVSTGTFFYSISEVPKCRCCHLSMPTLGNVLPGLHYSIPSCHYGNQQAAYGVMAGSLTPCLYKFPDHALSASSCALGHSFPSMHPSILGDDSVTDFKQEFRKKNKSIEEPIDMDSPEIRELEKFANEFKLRRIKLGYTQTNVGEALAAVHGSEFSQTTICRFENLQLSFKNACKLKSILTKWLEEAEQVGALYNEKVGVNERKRKRRTTISIAAKEALESHFAEQSKPSSQEIMRMAEGLNLEKEVVRVWFCNRRQREKRVKTSLHQNTFNSMIKDHQECH, encoded by the exons ATGAGTTGTCAAGCCTTTCCTTCAGCTGACACCTTCATCCCTTTGAATTCAGACTCGTCACCCTCTCTGCCTCTGATAATGCATCACAGTGCTGCAGAGTGCTTACCCGTCTCCAATCATGCCACCAATGTGGTCTCAACAGGTACTTTTTTTTATTCTATCAGT gaagttccaaagtgtagatgctgcca CCTCTCCATGCCGACACTGGGGAATGTTCTACCAGGTCTGCATTATTCCATCCCTTCCTGCCATTATGGAAACCAGCAAGCTGCCTACGGCGTGATGGCAG GTAGCCTCACCCCTTGCCTTTATAAATTCCCTGACCATGCGCTGAGCGCCAGTTCGTGTGCTCTGGGCCACAGCTTTCCTTCCATGCACCCCTCCATCCTTGGAGATGACTCGGTGACTGATTTTAAGCAGGAATTCCGCAAGAAGAACAAGTCAATCGAAGAACCGATAGACATGGATTCTCCTGAAATCAGGGAGCTAGAAAAGTTTGCCAACGAGTTCAAGCTGAGAAGAATTAAGCTGG GTTATACCCAAACTAATGTTGGAGAGGCTTTGGCTGCCGTGCATGGCTCTGAGTTCAGCCAAACAACTATTTGCCGGTTTGAAAACTTGCAGCTGAGCTTCAAGAATGCTTGCAAACTTAAATCCATCCTAACCAAGTGGCTGGAGGAAGCAGAACAAGTAGGAG CCTTATACAATGAAAAAGTTGGAGTGAATGAGCGGAAAAGAAAACGCAGAACAACCATAAG CATTGCAGCCAAAGAAGCTCTCGAGAGCCATTTTGCAGAACAAAGCAAGCCCTCATCTCAGGAGATCATGAGGATGGCCGAGGGGCTCAATCTGGAGAAAGAAGTGGTGAGGGTCTGGTTCTGCAACAGAAGGCAACGAGAGAAGAGAGTGAAGACCAGTTTGCACCAGAACACCTTCAATTCCATGATTAAGGACCACCAAGAGTGCCACTAG
- the CHMP2B gene encoding charged multivesicular body protein 2b, with the protein MASLFKKKTVDDIIKEQNKELRGTQRAIVRDRVALERQEKQLELEIKKMAKTGNKEACKVLAKQLVQLRKQKTRTYAVSSKVTSMSTQTKLMNSQMKMAGAMSTTAKTMQAVNKKMDPQKTLQTMQNFQKENMKMEMTEEMINDTLDDIFNDSDEEQESQDIVNQVLDEIGIEISGKMAKAPSAARGMPSASASQSATISDEEIERQLKALGVD; encoded by the exons atggcgTCGCTCTTCAAGAAGAAGACGGTGGACG aTATAATTAAAGAACAAAATAAGGAGCTACGAGGCACCCAGAGGGCAATAGTAAGAGATCGAGTAGCTTTGGAGAGACAGGAAAAGCAACTG GAAttggaaataaagaaaatggcTAAAACTGGAAACAAAGAAGCCTGTAAGGTTCTAGCAAAACAGCTTGTGCAACTGCGAAAACAGAAAACTCGAACCTATGCTGTTAGTTCAAAAGTTACATCCATGTCAACacaaacaaaactgatgaactcaCAGATGAAAATGGCAGGAGCAATGTCAACAACAGCAAAG ACAATGCAAGCTGTTAATAAAAAGATGGATCCACAAAAGACACTGCAAACTATGCAGAACTTCCAGAAAGAAAACATGAAAATGGAAATGACTGAAGAAATGA TCAACGATACCCTGGATGATATTTTCAATGATTCTGATGAAGAACAGGAAAGTCAGGATATTGTGAACCAAGTCCTGGATGAAATTGGTATTGAAATATCTGGAAAG ATGGCCAAGGCTCCTTCAGCTGCCAGAGGCATGCCATCTGCATCAGCATCCCAAAGTGCCACAATTTCTGATGAAGAGATTGAGCGGCAGCTCAAAGCCCTGGGAGTAGATTAA